The Blattabacterium cuenoti genome includes the window TATTTTTTTTATATTTTCTACATCTTTCATCACAACAAATGCGTCATTTCCTCCTAATTCTAAAATAGATTTTTTAATATATTTTCCAGATAATGATCCTATAATACTCCCAACTAAAGCACTTCCTGTAAAAGTGACTCCTTGTATTACAGGATGTGCTATAACAGATTCTATCTTGTTAACATCTATTAATAAAATTTGAAAAGTCCCTTTAGGAAAACCGGATTCTAAAAATATTTTTTCTAAAATTAGAGAAGATTCTGTTGTATTAAGAGCTGGTTTAATAAGAATTACATTTCCTAATAATAAATTAGAAATAGTAGATCTTATCGTTTGCCAAATGGGATAATTCCAAGGCATTATTCCTAATATAGCCCCTATAGATTCAAACTTTACATAAGAAAGTTCATATTCAGTATGAATTTTTTCAAAAAAGATAGATTCTTTTAATTCACAATAATATTTACACAAATTAATACTTTTATTTACTTCTGCATAAGACTGAGTAATGGGTTTTCCCATTTCTTGAGTAATAGAATAAGCTATAAAATCTATAGATTTTTGCATACAAGAATAAAGTTTCATTAAACATTTAATCTTAGAATTAAAGGAATAATTTTTCCATTTATTGTATGCATTATGAGCCTCATTCAATTTAATATTAATATTTTTATTAGATAAAAAATAATAAGTTTTTAATACATTATCATCTACAGGATTAATAGTCTGAAACATATCATTTTTTTTAAATTCGGTCATTCAAGCTAACAGATATTTTAGCATTAAAGGCTATAGCATAAAATTTTATTTTTTTTAAAAATAAAAGCATTCCATTAGCTCTAATAGGAGATAAGAAAGTTTGAAATCCTATTTCATAAATAAAATTAGCATTAGAATAAATAATTTCAAAAGGAAAGAGTCCTGAATATACTCGAATCATAAGAGCAGCCATTCCTCTAGGTAATAAAGCATCACTATCCGCTTCAAAAAAAATACGTGATTCATTCAATTTAGCCTCTAACCAAACTTTGGATTGACATCCATGAATTAATTTATCTTTAGACCTAAATTCAGGTGATTTTTGAGACATTTTTTTTCCTAAGTCTATCAAATACTCATATTTCTCCTCCCAATTTTTAAGAATTTTAAATTCATTTTTTATTATTTTTTCTTTTTTGTGTAAAGTCATTTCTAAATTTTTAGATCAACATAAAAATATACACTTTTCTTCTTTCTAAGATAGATTGGATAATTTTAGTCTAGCCATTTTTGCAGCTTTTGTCATGTTCTGAAGAGATATCAATACTTCCTTCCATTTTCTAGTTTTTAGACCACAATCTGGATTTACCCAAAGATTTTTTATAGACAATTTTTTTGAAGCTTTTTCTATCAAGTCAAATATTTCTTCTACGGTTGGTATTCTTGGAGAATGAATATCATATACTCCTGGACCTATTTCATTAGGATAAGAAAAAACTGAAAAAGCTTTTAACAACTCCATTTTAGATCTAGAAGTTTCTATTGTGATGACATCTGCATCCAGATCTGCTATATATTCAAATATATCGTTAAATTCACTATAGCACATGTGTGTATGTATTTGAGTTTCATCTTTTACTACACTTGAAGAAATACGAAAAGCCTTAATAGACCAATCAAAATAAGATTTCCAATCCTTTTTTTTCAAAGGAAGTCCTTCTCTTAGAGCTGGTTCATCAATTTGAATAATCTGAATCCCAGATCTTTCTAAAGATAGAACTTCTTCTCGAATAGCCCAAGCTATTTGATTTGCTGTATGAGAAATAGGTTGATCATTTCTAACAAAAGACCATTGTAAAATTGTAACAGGACCAGTTAGCATTCCTTTCATTAATTTTTTTGTTTGAGATTGGGCGAAACATATCCATTCAACAGTCATATCTCCAATACGATCAACATCTCCATAAATAACAGGAGGCTTAACACAACGACTGCCATAACTTTGTACCCATCCATTTTCAGTAGAAAGCATTCCTTTTAATTTATCGGAAAAATATTCTACCATATCAGTTCTTTCGAACTCTCCATGAACTAAGACATCTAAATCTATTTCCTCTTGCTTTCTAATAACATCTACAATAAAATTTTTAATTTTTTCATCATATTTTTCTTGACTCAGTTCTTTTTTTCGAAATTTATTTCGCAAACTCCGTATTTCTTTTGTTTGAGGAAAAGATCCTATAGTGGTAGTAGGAAATAGAGGAAGATGAAATTTTTCTTTCTGCTTTTTTTGTCTAATATGAAAATGATTATCTCTTTCTATATCTTTATCTGTTATCTTTGTCGCTCTTTCTTTTATTTTTTGATCACAAAAAATAGAGGATGATTTTTCAAGTAAAGAAGAATTACTAAATAAAATACTTTTCTCTCCTTTTATAATTCTTTCTAAATCATTCAATTCATAAATTTTTTGTTTTGCAAAAGACATTCTATTTTTAATATCTATGTGAATAGAATGCTCAGACTCTATATCTATAGGAACGTGCAAAAGAGAACAATTAGGAGCAATCATAATTCTATCTTCTCCTATAGATTCTATCGTTTTTTCTATCTTTTGAATAGAACTAGCATAATTATTTTTCCATATATTTTTTCCATCAATAAGTCCTAAAGATAGAATCATTTTTGATTCACTTGAAAAAAAGGAAAGTATTTTTTCCAATTGGGTTGAATCTTCCACTACATCTATATGTAAAGCTTGAACAGATATATTTTGAAAAAGAGATATATTATCTGATATTCCATCAAAATAAGAAGTTAACATAATATTAATTCCAGAACAAAATTTAGATATTTCCCCATAAGCATATTTAAAAACTTCTTTTTCTTTTTCAGACATATCTAAAACTAAAATAGGTTCATCTAATTGAATCCAATGAACTCCTACTTCTTTTAATTTTTTTATGATTTTGATATAAACAGGAATAATATTTTCTATTAAATCCATTCTATGAAAGGATTTTTCTTTTTCTTTTCCTAAAAATAAATAGGATACAGGTCCAATTAATACAGGTTTAATTTTTTTGACCAATTTTAATATTCTTTTAGATTCCTCTAATTCATCAAAAATTTTTTTCGAAAAAATAAAAAATTTTTGATTTTTATTAAATTCTGGAACTATATAATGATAATTAGTATTAAACCATTTTGTCATTTCCATAGCTTTAATATCCCATCCATTTTTTTGAAAACCTCTAGCCATAGAAAAATATAAATCAATATTACTGTGAATTTTTGGAATAGAAAAATAAGATTCTGAAATCACTCCTAACAATAAAGACATATCCAGAACATGATCATAAAAACTAAAATCATTGCATGGAATTAAATCTAAATTAGCCTTTTCTTGCGTTTTCCAGTTTTCTACTCTTATTTTTCTTCCCACTTCAAACAAAGCATTAGAATCAATTTTGTTTGACCAATAAGCTTCACAAGCTTTTTTTAACTCTCTTTTTATCCCTATGCGAGGATAACCTAAATTATGTTTCAGCATAAAACAACTTTTTATTATTTTTATTTTTATCCATACATATCATACAAGCAAGATATACGATGTATAATAAAGAATAAAAAAAATTCATTAAATATCCAATAATTGATATAAATATTCTAAAATTTTTTTGTCTAAAATAGAAAAATTTTTATTTCTTCTATTCATCATAATTGTAGCAGTTTCACAAATTTTATTGAAAGGAATTCTTTTCTGATTTTGAATTCCTCCCAAAGAAAAAGAAGGAATATATCTAGGAGGAAATCCATATCCAAAAATACTATCACTAACACCTACGATCGTAGCTGTATTAAATTGAGTATTTATTGCTGATTTGGAATGGTCTCCCATTATTATACCAATAAATTGTAAATCGGTAGGAAAAAAGATTTTTTTCTCATAATTCCAAATTGTTACTTTTTGATAATCATTCCTCAAATTAGAAATATTAGTTCCAGCTCCTAAATTACACCACTCTCCTAAAACAGAATTTCCTAAAAATCCATCGTGAACTTTGTTAGAATAAGAAAAAATCACAGAATTAAAAATTTCTCCTCCTACTTTACAAAAAGTAGCAATAGTTGTTCCTCCATATATTTTTGATCCTATATTCAATGTAGTGTTTTTTCCAATTGATACTGGACCTCTGATTACGGACCCTTCCATAATTTTAACTCCCTTTTCAATATATATGGGACCATATTGAGCATTTAATACAATATTATTTGCTTTTATATCCTCTTCTAAAAAAACTTTATCCTTGCAAATAACATGATTGTTACCTAACAAAGGAGAAGATTTTTTTCCTTTTGTGAAAAATAAAAAATCTTTTTTTAGTACTTTTTCATTATTTATAAATATATCCCATGGATATTGAATATGAATAACTCGTTTTACATGATACGTTTTTTTGTATATTCTTGAAAAAGAAAGAATATCTTCTTTATCGAAAAAAATTTTTTTTTTATAGCAATCATTTTTTCATTAAAAAAAATAGTTTCATTTTCTTTTAAAGAAAAAAGAATTTGAATTAACTCTTCATTAGGAAGAAATGAAGAATTAATTAACAATATATTTTCAAAAAATGAATATTTTTTTTTTGAGTATTTTTCAGATAAAAATGGTTGTGTAATAACACAATTCACATTTTTTCCAATATATTTTTCCCATCTTTCTTTTATTGAAAACAATCCTAATCTAATTTCTGATACAGGTCTAGTCAGTGTTATAGGAAATAATTTTTTCCATTCTATTCCATCATATAATATAAAATTCATAACTGAATATATTTTTATAATTTTTTATATTTTTCATATTTTTTCTTAAACTTCTCAGCTGGACCTGTTTTTCCTAAAAACCTTTTTTCTCCAGTAAAAAATGGATGTGAATAACTAGATATTTCCATTTTATATAATGGATAATCACTTCCATCTATATGGATGAAATCTTTTGTTATAACTGTTGATTTACAAATAATCATTTTTTCATTATTAATATCTTTGAAAACAACAGGTCTGTAATTTTCTGGATGTATTTTTTTTTTCATATTTATTTTTTTTTGTTTGGAAAACGGTAAATCATTCCATTAATATTCATTCCAGCCCCTAAAGAAGCCATAATAATTGTATCTCCAGGATTTATCTCATGAGGAGGCATTTCCCCTTTAAGAATTAAATCTAATAAAGTAGGAACAGTCGCAACAGAAGAATTTCCAAATTTTTGTATTGTCATAGGCATAATTTTTGATAGAAAATCCTTTTTTAAGGATGTGTAATTATATAGTTTCAATAATCTTTTCAAAATTGCATAATCCATTTTAGCATTAGCTTGATGAAGAAGAATTTTTTTGATATCCTTAAGATGTAAATTTGCATGATCAAGTATATTTTTTAACATATTTGGAACTTCTGTTAGTGCATATTCATAAATTCTTCTCCCATTCATTCTAATATTTACTAAAGATTTTTTATAGTTGGGATTTAAAGAAGGACCATTAGTTAAATAATATAATTTCTCATTGTTATCACATTGAGTATCGTAATGAATAATTCCATGTCTTTCTCCTTCTAAATATTCTGTAGCAGACAATACAGCTGCTCCTGCCCCATCGGAAAAAATCATTGCATTTCTATCATGTGGATCTATAACTTTAGATAAAGTTTCAGAACTAGTAATCAATATATTTTTTGCATATTTAGATCGTAAAAGTTGATCCGCAAGAATCATTCCTTCTATCCATCCTGTACAACCAAAAATCATATCATACGGCCTACATTTTTTATTTCTTATTTGAAGTTTATTCTTTATTTTAGCAGCTATGGAAGGCATAAAATCAGATTGGAAAGAAATAGGATGAATATCTCCATAGTTATGAGCCGATATGATATAATCTATTTTTTCTTTATAAATTTTAGAATTTATCAAAGCTCTTTTTGCCGCAATAGCAGCAATATCAGAATTTAATAATCCTTTATTTATATATCTTCTTTCCTCTATTTCTGTAATTTTTTGAAACTTGTTAATAATTTCCTCATTAGGTTTTTCAATTTTTAATCCTTTTTGATCGTAAAATCTATGTTTCAAAAAATGATCTTTTCTTATAATTTTTTTTGGTAAATAATGTCCTGTACCTGTAATGATTGATCGAATCATTTCTTTAAAAAAATTAAAAAACCATTTTTTTTATTCATATTTTTCTGAATTTAAAAAGTAAATTCCAAATATTATGAACAAATATTTTCTTTCTTCGAAAGAAGAGAAATTGAAAAATATGTTTGATCATATTGCTAATAAATACGATTTGATCAATCACGTATTATCTTTTGGAATAGATTTTATATGGAGAAGAAAAACAATTCATTTATTATACAAATTTAGTAAAACAAAAATTCCAAAAATACTAGATTTAGCTACTGGCACTGGAGATATAGCTATTTTGTTAGCCAATAAGTTCAAAGACGCTTCTATCACAGGATTAGATCCATCTGATAAAATGATAAAAATAGCTAAACAAAAAATAAAAAACAATTTTTTAGAAAAAAAAATTAAAATCATTCAAGGATATTCGCAAAATATTCCGTTTCAAAATGAAACTTTTGATA containing:
- a CDS encoding putative sugar nucleotidyl transferase; amino-acid sequence: MNFILYDGIEWKKLFPITLTRPVSEIRLGLFSIKERWEKYIGKNVNCVITQPFLSEKYSKKKYSFFENILLINSSFLPNEELIQILFSLKENETIFFNEKMIAIKKKFFSIKKIFFLFQEYTKKRIM
- a CDS encoding LbetaH super family domain-containing protein gives rise to the protein MFFDKEDILSFSRIYKKTYHVKRVIHIQYPWDIFINNEKVLKKDFLFFTKGKKSSPLLGNNHVICKDKVFLEEDIKANNIVLNAQYGPIYIEKGVKIMEGSVIRGPVSIGKNTTLNIGSKIYGGTTIATFCKVGGEIFNSVIFSYSNKVHDGFLGNSVLGEWCNLGAGTNISNLRNDYQKVTIWNYEKKIFFPTDLQFIGIIMGDHSKSAINTQFNTATIVGVSDSIFGYGFPPRYIPSFSLGGIQNQKRIPFNKICETATIMMNRRNKNFSILDKKILEYLYQLLDI
- a CDS encoding aldehyde dehydrogenase family protein, whose protein sequence is MFQTINPVDDNVLKTYYFLSNKNINIKLNEAHNAYNKWKNYSFNSKIKCLMKLYSCMQKSIDFIAYSITQEMGKPITQSYAEVNKSINLCKYYCELKESIFFEKIHTEYELSYVKFESIGAILGIMPWNYPIWQTIRSTISNLLLGNVILIKPALNTTESSLILEKIFLESGFPKGTFQILLIDVNKIESVIAHPVIQGVTFTGSALVGSIIGSLSGKYIKKSILELGGNDAFVVMKDVENIKKIAKLATESRLNNTGQTCLSAKRFIVDKTIMNDFIDAVIQEMKKYHKANLYDKSTKIGYISRNDLSEKLYQQYKDVILNGGKICLEITRDGNFFSPSLLRVENENCIVQKEEIFGPIGIVSSFSQEKTISNIVNNTPYGLGASIWTKDLEKAEKISKEIDTGMVFINEIVKSDSRFPFGGVKKSGYGRELSSLSIKEFSNWKTVIIKKS
- a CDS encoding type B 50S ribosomal protein L31, giving the protein MKKKIHPENYRPVVFKDINNEKMIICKSTVITKDFIHIDGSDYPLYKMEISSYSHPFFTGEKRFLGKTGPAEKFKKKYEKYKKL
- the ubiE gene encoding bifunctional demethylmenaquinone methyltransferase/2-methoxy-6-polyprenyl-1,4-benzoquinol methylase UbiE is translated as MNKYFLSSKEEKLKNMFDHIANKYDLINHVLSFGIDFIWRRKTIHLLYKFSKTKIPKILDLATGTGDIAILLANKFKDASITGLDPSDKMIKIAKQKIKNNFLEKKIKIIQGYSQNIPFQNETFDIVTIAFGIRNFQYIHHSIREIHRILKPSGILVILEFSKPSNYWIKKIYYFYFHFVKKIGFFISKNHFAYNYLKESILSFPYWDKKMNNLLKYHKFDPIHIQKLTFGIVSLYLFKINK
- a CDS encoding 3-oxoacyl-ACP synthase III family protein — encoded protein: MIRSIITGTGHYLPKKIIRKDHFLKHRFYDQKGLKIEKPNEEIINKFQKITEIEERRYINKGLLNSDIAAIAAKRALINSKIYKEKIDYIISAHNYGDIHPISFQSDFMPSIAAKIKNKLQIRNKKCRPYDMIFGCTGWIEGMILADQLLRSKYAKNILITSSETLSKVIDPHDRNAMIFSDGAGAAVLSATEYLEGERHGIIHYDTQCDNNEKLYYLTNGPSLNPNYKKSLVNIRMNGRRIYEYALTEVPNMLKNILDHANLHLKDIKKILLHQANAKMDYAILKRLLKLYNYTSLKKDFLSKIMPMTIQKFGNSSVATVPTLLDLILKGEMPPHEINPGDTIIMASLGAGMNINGMIYRFPNKKK
- a CDS encoding SufE family protein — translated: MTLHKKEKIIKNEFKILKNWEEKYEYLIDLGKKMSQKSPEFRSKDKLIHGCQSKVWLEAKLNESRIFFEADSDALLPRGMAALMIRVYSGLFPFEIIYSNANFIYEIGFQTFLSPIRANGMLLFLKKIKFYAIAFNAKISVSLNDRI
- the metE gene encoding 5-methyltetrahydropteroyltriglutamate--homocysteine S-methyltransferase; protein product: MLKHNLGYPRIGIKRELKKACEAYWSNKIDSNALFEVGRKIRVENWKTQEKANLDLIPCNDFSFYDHVLDMSLLLGVISESYFSIPKIHSNIDLYFSMARGFQKNGWDIKAMEMTKWFNTNYHYIVPEFNKNQKFFIFSKKIFDELEESKRILKLVKKIKPVLIGPVSYLFLGKEKEKSFHRMDLIENIIPVYIKIIKKLKEVGVHWIQLDEPILVLDMSEKEKEVFKYAYGEISKFCSGINIMLTSYFDGISDNISLFQNISVQALHIDVVEDSTQLEKILSFFSSESKMILSLGLIDGKNIWKNNYASSIQKIEKTIESIGEDRIMIAPNCSLLHVPIDIESEHSIHIDIKNRMSFAKQKIYELNDLERIIKGEKSILFSNSSLLEKSSSIFCDQKIKERATKITDKDIERDNHFHIRQKKQKEKFHLPLFPTTTIGSFPQTKEIRSLRNKFRKKELSQEKYDEKIKNFIVDVIRKQEEIDLDVLVHGEFERTDMVEYFSDKLKGMLSTENGWVQSYGSRCVKPPVIYGDVDRIGDMTVEWICFAQSQTKKLMKGMLTGPVTILQWSFVRNDQPISHTANQIAWAIREEVLSLERSGIQIIQIDEPALREGLPLKKKDWKSYFDWSIKAFRISSSVVKDETQIHTHMCYSEFNDIFEYIADLDADVITIETSRSKMELLKAFSVFSYPNEIGPGVYDIHSPRIPTVEEIFDLIEKASKKLSIKNLWVNPDCGLKTRKWKEVLISLQNMTKAAKMARLKLSNLS